In Phalacrocorax aristotelis chromosome 6, bGulAri2.1, whole genome shotgun sequence, one DNA window encodes the following:
- the PTPDC1 gene encoding protein tyrosine phosphatase domain-containing protein 1 isoform X2, with amino-acid sequence MGPAPFPRRRPGTAMAAGVLLQNELPYSSLLESSLYLANMSSGSSRRPTAKYTKVGERLRHVIPGHMQCSMACGGRACKYENPARWSDQEQAIKGLYSSWITDNILAMARPSTEIIEKYNIIEQFERCGIKTIINLQCPGEHASCGNPLEQESGFTYLPEAFMEAGIYFYNFGWKDYGVASLTTILDMVKVMAFALQEGRVAVHCHAGLGRTGVLIACYLVFATRMSADQAIIFVRAKRPNSIQTSGQLLCIREFTQFLVPLRNVFACCEPKVHTVTLSQYLTRQRHLLHGYESRHLKHVPKLIHLVCKLLLDLAENRQVIEAELLDIPDLSAEIEKTVSQLVSTQLGRELTRQDSDMLGSSHIHFSTFETQDSLFSSGHEYDALCKRGNVECLQPLTHLKRRLSYSESDLRRTELVLEQGETAWTVPAQILLCNKLKQNSSEECSATGEQKPQLDLSKEALVRNTCMFWSQGKFNLDGQKDGSSLHHRRNSTKEVQRSRTFSSGLASIHNTREPGTPRHNFTNESGHRRDCKPNMYGRRVYVSKDSDSSSKVNFSIGYASQGSKDVSKAIPHIVLQSELSLEARRVLAAKALADINEFLGKDEVKQKVEMWQEQCQTILCILHCVVNLQMLPADVEEALLARAIKAFTKTSFDSENGPYVYDTLKKVFKQTLEEKRKSLKEGTENPS; translated from the exons GTACTGCAATGGCTGCTGGAGTTTTGCTGCAAAATGAACTACCATATTCTTCATTGCTAGAGAGCAGTCTATATCTTGCAAATATGAGTTCAG GAAGTTCGAGGCGTCCAACAGCAAAATACACTAAAGTAGGGGAGCGCCTTCGCCATGTCATTCCTGGTCACATGCAGTGCTCCATGGCATGTGGTGGACGTGCTTGCAAGTATGAAAACCCAGCTCGATGGAGTGACCAGGAGCAAGCCATTAAAGGGCTCTACTCTTCTTG GATAACAGATAACATACTGGCTATGGCTCGACCTTCaacagaaataattgaaaagtACAACATTATTGAACAGTTTGAAAG ATGTGGgataaaaacaataattaacCTTCAGTGTCCTGGAGAGCATGCGAGCTGTGGGAATCCACTGGAACAAGAAAGTGGCTTCACATACCTTCCTGAAGCTTTTATGGAGGCTGGAA tttatttttataattttggaTGGAAGGATTATGGAGTGGCATCTCTTACGACTATACTTGATATGGTAAAAGTCATGGCTTTCGCCCTGCAGGAGGGGAGGGTAGCTGTTCATTGTCACGCAGGGCTTGGTCGGACAG GTGTTCTAATAGCTTGCTACTTAGTTTTTGCAACAAGAATGAGTGCTGATCAGGCAATTATTTTTGTCAGAGCAAAAAGGCCTAATTCTATTCAGACTAGTGGACAGCTATTATGCATCAGAGAATTCACTCAGTTTTTGGTTCCTCTGAGAAATGTATTTGCATGCTGTGAGCCCAAGGTACACACAGTGACACTGTCCCAGTACCTGACCCGTCAGAGACATCTGCTCCATGGTTATGAGAGTAGGCATCTCAAACACGTGCCAAAACTTATTCATCTAGTTTGCAAATTGTTGCTAGACTTGGCTGAAAACAGACAGGTGATAGAGGCAGAATTGTTAGATATACCGGATCTCTCAGCTGAAATTGAAAAGACTGTTTCTCAGTTGGTGTCCACACAGCTAGGGAGAGAACTCACAAGGCAGGACAGCGATATGTTGGGCTCCTCCCACATCCACTTCTCCACTTTTGAGACCCAGGATTCTCTTTTCTCCTCGGGACATGAATATGATGCGCTTTGTAAAAGAGGAAATGTTGAGTGCCTTCAGCCACTTACTCATCTAAAAAGGCGTCTAAGCTATAGTGAGTCAGATTTAAGGAGAACTGAGCTTGTTTTAGAACAAGGAGAAACTGCATGGACAGTACCTGCTCAGATACTACTGTGCAACAAACTTAAGCAGAACAGCAGTGAGGAATGTTCTGCCACAGGCGAACAAAAGCCACAGTTGGATTTAAGCAAAGAAGCATTAGTGCGTAATACATGTATGTTCTGGAGTCAAGGTAAATTTAATTTGGATGGACAAAAAGATGGATCCTCACTTCATCACAGAAGGAACTCTACCAAAGAAGTACAGCGCAGCAGAACCTTTTCTTCAGGTCTAGCATCTATCCACAATACCAGGGAACCTGGAACACCAAGGCATAATTTTACCAATGAGAGTGGTCATAGAAGAGACTGCAAGCCTAATATGTATGGCAGAAGAGTCTATGTTTCCAAGGACTCTGATTCTTCTTCTAAAGTGAACTTTTCCATTGGGTATGCAAGCCAAGGTAGCAAAGATGTGTCAAAGGCAATTCCACACATTGTTCTGCAGTCAGAATTAAGTTTGGAAGCCCGAAGAGTTTTGGCAGCAAAAGCACTTGCAGATATAAATGAATTTCTGGGAAAGGATGAAGTGAAGCAGAAGGTAGAAATGTGGCAG GAACAGTGTCAGACTATCCTTTGTATTTTGCACTGTGTGGTGAACTTGCAAATGCTACCAGCTGATGTGGAGGAGGCCTTACTTGCTCGTGCTATAAAAGCTTTCACTAAG ACAAGCTTTGATTCTGAAAATGGACCGTATGTTTATGATACcctgaaaaaagtatttaaacaaacactggaagaaaaaagaaaaagtcttaaGGAAGGAACAGAGAATCCATCTTGA
- the PTPDC1 gene encoding protein tyrosine phosphatase domain-containing protein 1 isoform X1, with product MGPAPFPRRRPGTAMAAGVLLQNELPYSSLLESSLYLANMSSGSSRRPTAKYTKVGERLRHVIPGHMQCSMACGGRACKYENPARWSDQEQAIKGLYSSWITDNILAMARPSTEIIEKYNIIEQFERCGIKTIINLQCPGEHASCGNPLEQESGFTYLPEAFMEAGIYFYNFGWKDYGVASLTTILDMVKVMAFALQEGRVAVHCHAGLGRTGVLIACYLVFATRMSADQAIIFVRAKRPNSIQTSGQLLCIREFTQFLVPLRNVFACCEPKVHTVTLSQYLTRQRHLLHGYESRHLKHVPKLIHLVCKLLLDLAENRQVIEAELLDIPDLSAEIEKTVSQLVSTQLGRELTRQDSDMLGSSHIHFSTFETQDSLFSSGHEYDALCKRGNVECLQPLTHLKRRLSYSESDLRRTELVLEQGETAWTVPAQILLCNKLKQNSSEECSATGEQKPQLDLSKEALVRNTCMFWSQGKFNLDGQKDGSSLHHRRNSTKEVQRSRTFSSGLASIHNTREPGTPRHNFTNESGHRRDCKPNMYGRRVYVSKDSDSSSKVNFSIGYASQGSKDVSKAIPHIVLQSELSLEARRVLAAKALADINEFLGKDEVKQKVEMWQKELNSRDGAWDKICTERDPFILCSLMWSWIEQLKEPIISKDDIDMLAKNCTESQDALYLLRKEQCQTILCILHCVVNLQMLPADVEEALLARAIKAFTKTSFDSENGPYVYDTLKKVFKQTLEEKRKSLKEGTENPS from the exons GTACTGCAATGGCTGCTGGAGTTTTGCTGCAAAATGAACTACCATATTCTTCATTGCTAGAGAGCAGTCTATATCTTGCAAATATGAGTTCAG GAAGTTCGAGGCGTCCAACAGCAAAATACACTAAAGTAGGGGAGCGCCTTCGCCATGTCATTCCTGGTCACATGCAGTGCTCCATGGCATGTGGTGGACGTGCTTGCAAGTATGAAAACCCAGCTCGATGGAGTGACCAGGAGCAAGCCATTAAAGGGCTCTACTCTTCTTG GATAACAGATAACATACTGGCTATGGCTCGACCTTCaacagaaataattgaaaagtACAACATTATTGAACAGTTTGAAAG ATGTGGgataaaaacaataattaacCTTCAGTGTCCTGGAGAGCATGCGAGCTGTGGGAATCCACTGGAACAAGAAAGTGGCTTCACATACCTTCCTGAAGCTTTTATGGAGGCTGGAA tttatttttataattttggaTGGAAGGATTATGGAGTGGCATCTCTTACGACTATACTTGATATGGTAAAAGTCATGGCTTTCGCCCTGCAGGAGGGGAGGGTAGCTGTTCATTGTCACGCAGGGCTTGGTCGGACAG GTGTTCTAATAGCTTGCTACTTAGTTTTTGCAACAAGAATGAGTGCTGATCAGGCAATTATTTTTGTCAGAGCAAAAAGGCCTAATTCTATTCAGACTAGTGGACAGCTATTATGCATCAGAGAATTCACTCAGTTTTTGGTTCCTCTGAGAAATGTATTTGCATGCTGTGAGCCCAAGGTACACACAGTGACACTGTCCCAGTACCTGACCCGTCAGAGACATCTGCTCCATGGTTATGAGAGTAGGCATCTCAAACACGTGCCAAAACTTATTCATCTAGTTTGCAAATTGTTGCTAGACTTGGCTGAAAACAGACAGGTGATAGAGGCAGAATTGTTAGATATACCGGATCTCTCAGCTGAAATTGAAAAGACTGTTTCTCAGTTGGTGTCCACACAGCTAGGGAGAGAACTCACAAGGCAGGACAGCGATATGTTGGGCTCCTCCCACATCCACTTCTCCACTTTTGAGACCCAGGATTCTCTTTTCTCCTCGGGACATGAATATGATGCGCTTTGTAAAAGAGGAAATGTTGAGTGCCTTCAGCCACTTACTCATCTAAAAAGGCGTCTAAGCTATAGTGAGTCAGATTTAAGGAGAACTGAGCTTGTTTTAGAACAAGGAGAAACTGCATGGACAGTACCTGCTCAGATACTACTGTGCAACAAACTTAAGCAGAACAGCAGTGAGGAATGTTCTGCCACAGGCGAACAAAAGCCACAGTTGGATTTAAGCAAAGAAGCATTAGTGCGTAATACATGTATGTTCTGGAGTCAAGGTAAATTTAATTTGGATGGACAAAAAGATGGATCCTCACTTCATCACAGAAGGAACTCTACCAAAGAAGTACAGCGCAGCAGAACCTTTTCTTCAGGTCTAGCATCTATCCACAATACCAGGGAACCTGGAACACCAAGGCATAATTTTACCAATGAGAGTGGTCATAGAAGAGACTGCAAGCCTAATATGTATGGCAGAAGAGTCTATGTTTCCAAGGACTCTGATTCTTCTTCTAAAGTGAACTTTTCCATTGGGTATGCAAGCCAAGGTAGCAAAGATGTGTCAAAGGCAATTCCACACATTGTTCTGCAGTCAGAATTAAGTTTGGAAGCCCGAAGAGTTTTGGCAGCAAAAGCACTTGCAGATATAAATGAATTTCTGGGAAAGGATGAAGTGAAGCAGAAGGTAGAAATGTGGCAG aaagaactGAATTCTCGAGATGGAGCGTGGGATAAAATCTGTACCGAGAGAGATCCTTTTATCCTCTGTAGCTTGATGTGGTCCTGGATAGAGCAGCTGAAAGAACCTATTATATCCAAAGATGATATTGACATGCTGGCAAAAAAttgcacagaatcacaggatgcACTTTACTTACTGAGAAAG GAACAGTGTCAGACTATCCTTTGTATTTTGCACTGTGTGGTGAACTTGCAAATGCTACCAGCTGATGTGGAGGAGGCCTTACTTGCTCGTGCTATAAAAGCTTTCACTAAG ACAAGCTTTGATTCTGAAAATGGACCGTATGTTTATGATACcctgaaaaaagtatttaaacaaacactggaagaaaaaagaaaaagtcttaaGGAAGGAACAGAGAATCCATCTTGA
- the PTPDC1 gene encoding protein tyrosine phosphatase domain-containing protein 1 isoform X3 has translation MQDSPRRCSAVSIFSNFFQGRRHSSSDPLLRIMQRRRSSVVEVLSSSTHRVMVAVSSLSPEELDATFPEKKSKSVFACVLGSSRRPTAKYTKVGERLRHVIPGHMQCSMACGGRACKYENPARWSDQEQAIKGLYSSWITDNILAMARPSTEIIEKYNIIEQFERCGIKTIINLQCPGEHASCGNPLEQESGFTYLPEAFMEAGIYFYNFGWKDYGVASLTTILDMVKVMAFALQEGRVAVHCHAGLGRTGVLIACYLVFATRMSADQAIIFVRAKRPNSIQTSGQLLCIREFTQFLVPLRNVFACCEPKVHTVTLSQYLTRQRHLLHGYESRHLKHVPKLIHLVCKLLLDLAENRQVIEAELLDIPDLSAEIEKTVSQLVSTQLGRELTRQDSDMLGSSHIHFSTFETQDSLFSSGHEYDALCKRGNVECLQPLTHLKRRLSYSESDLRRTELVLEQGETAWTVPAQILLCNKLKQNSSEECSATGEQKPQLDLSKEALVRNTCMFWSQGKFNLDGQKDGSSLHHRRNSTKEVQRSRTFSSGLASIHNTREPGTPRHNFTNESGHRRDCKPNMYGRRVYVSKDSDSSSKVNFSIGYASQGSKDVSKAIPHIVLQSELSLEARRVLAAKALADINEFLGKDEVKQKVEMWQKELNSRDGAWDKICTERDPFILCSLMWSWIEQLKEPIISKDDIDMLAKNCTESQDALYLLRKEQCQTILCILHCVVNLQMLPADVEEALLARAIKAFTKTSFDSENGPYVYDTLKKVFKQTLEEKRKSLKEGTENPS, from the exons ATGCAGGATTCACCCCGAAGGTGTTCGGCAGTGAGtattttcagcaattttttccAGGGTCGGAGGCATTCTTCCTCCGATCCCCTTCTTCGCATAATGCAGAGGCGTCGGAGCTCAGTTGTAGAGGTACTCTCATCATCAACTCACCGGGTTATGGTGGCGGTATCGTCTCTGAGCCCTGAGGAGCTGGATGcaacttttcctgaaaaaaaaagtaaa TCTGTTTTTGCCTGTGTTCTAGGAAGTTCGAGGCGTCCAACAGCAAAATACACTAAAGTAGGGGAGCGCCTTCGCCATGTCATTCCTGGTCACATGCAGTGCTCCATGGCATGTGGTGGACGTGCTTGCAAGTATGAAAACCCAGCTCGATGGAGTGACCAGGAGCAAGCCATTAAAGGGCTCTACTCTTCTTG GATAACAGATAACATACTGGCTATGGCTCGACCTTCaacagaaataattgaaaagtACAACATTATTGAACAGTTTGAAAG ATGTGGgataaaaacaataattaacCTTCAGTGTCCTGGAGAGCATGCGAGCTGTGGGAATCCACTGGAACAAGAAAGTGGCTTCACATACCTTCCTGAAGCTTTTATGGAGGCTGGAA tttatttttataattttggaTGGAAGGATTATGGAGTGGCATCTCTTACGACTATACTTGATATGGTAAAAGTCATGGCTTTCGCCCTGCAGGAGGGGAGGGTAGCTGTTCATTGTCACGCAGGGCTTGGTCGGACAG GTGTTCTAATAGCTTGCTACTTAGTTTTTGCAACAAGAATGAGTGCTGATCAGGCAATTATTTTTGTCAGAGCAAAAAGGCCTAATTCTATTCAGACTAGTGGACAGCTATTATGCATCAGAGAATTCACTCAGTTTTTGGTTCCTCTGAGAAATGTATTTGCATGCTGTGAGCCCAAGGTACACACAGTGACACTGTCCCAGTACCTGACCCGTCAGAGACATCTGCTCCATGGTTATGAGAGTAGGCATCTCAAACACGTGCCAAAACTTATTCATCTAGTTTGCAAATTGTTGCTAGACTTGGCTGAAAACAGACAGGTGATAGAGGCAGAATTGTTAGATATACCGGATCTCTCAGCTGAAATTGAAAAGACTGTTTCTCAGTTGGTGTCCACACAGCTAGGGAGAGAACTCACAAGGCAGGACAGCGATATGTTGGGCTCCTCCCACATCCACTTCTCCACTTTTGAGACCCAGGATTCTCTTTTCTCCTCGGGACATGAATATGATGCGCTTTGTAAAAGAGGAAATGTTGAGTGCCTTCAGCCACTTACTCATCTAAAAAGGCGTCTAAGCTATAGTGAGTCAGATTTAAGGAGAACTGAGCTTGTTTTAGAACAAGGAGAAACTGCATGGACAGTACCTGCTCAGATACTACTGTGCAACAAACTTAAGCAGAACAGCAGTGAGGAATGTTCTGCCACAGGCGAACAAAAGCCACAGTTGGATTTAAGCAAAGAAGCATTAGTGCGTAATACATGTATGTTCTGGAGTCAAGGTAAATTTAATTTGGATGGACAAAAAGATGGATCCTCACTTCATCACAGAAGGAACTCTACCAAAGAAGTACAGCGCAGCAGAACCTTTTCTTCAGGTCTAGCATCTATCCACAATACCAGGGAACCTGGAACACCAAGGCATAATTTTACCAATGAGAGTGGTCATAGAAGAGACTGCAAGCCTAATATGTATGGCAGAAGAGTCTATGTTTCCAAGGACTCTGATTCTTCTTCTAAAGTGAACTTTTCCATTGGGTATGCAAGCCAAGGTAGCAAAGATGTGTCAAAGGCAATTCCACACATTGTTCTGCAGTCAGAATTAAGTTTGGAAGCCCGAAGAGTTTTGGCAGCAAAAGCACTTGCAGATATAAATGAATTTCTGGGAAAGGATGAAGTGAAGCAGAAGGTAGAAATGTGGCAG aaagaactGAATTCTCGAGATGGAGCGTGGGATAAAATCTGTACCGAGAGAGATCCTTTTATCCTCTGTAGCTTGATGTGGTCCTGGATAGAGCAGCTGAAAGAACCTATTATATCCAAAGATGATATTGACATGCTGGCAAAAAAttgcacagaatcacaggatgcACTTTACTTACTGAGAAAG GAACAGTGTCAGACTATCCTTTGTATTTTGCACTGTGTGGTGAACTTGCAAATGCTACCAGCTGATGTGGAGGAGGCCTTACTTGCTCGTGCTATAAAAGCTTTCACTAAG ACAAGCTTTGATTCTGAAAATGGACCGTATGTTTATGATACcctgaaaaaagtatttaaacaaacactggaagaaaaaagaaaaagtcttaaGGAAGGAACAGAGAATCCATCTTGA